Proteins encoded together in one Terriglobus saanensis SP1PR4 window:
- a CDS encoding 6-carboxytetrahydropterin synthase — MTPVVHFSRRYRFSSSHRLHVGTMSEEENYATFGKCNNPFGHGHNYVLEVTVAGSVDAATGMVVDMVALDSLVKEQIVERFDQTHLNIDPLFAGALVPSTENFVIEVEKLLLKSADALGVRLVRVRMEETSNNSFDLLPQEPRDRVVF, encoded by the coding sequence GTGACGCCCGTCGTCCATTTTTCCAGGCGCTATCGCTTTTCCTCCTCGCACCGCCTGCACGTGGGGACGATGAGTGAAGAGGAGAACTATGCCACGTTCGGCAAGTGCAATAACCCTTTTGGACATGGGCACAACTATGTGCTGGAAGTAACCGTGGCCGGGTCGGTGGATGCAGCGACGGGCATGGTGGTCGATATGGTGGCGCTGGACTCTCTTGTGAAGGAGCAGATTGTGGAGCGCTTCGATCAGACGCACCTTAACATAGACCCGCTCTTTGCCGGAGCGTTGGTGCCATCCACGGAAAATTTTGTGATTGAGGTAGAGAAGCTGTTGCTCAAAAGCGCGGATGCGCTGGGTGTTCGCCTGGTGCGTGTGCGGATGGAAGAGACGTCGAATAATTCGTTCGATCTGCTGCCGCAGGAACCACGCGACCGCGTGGTGTTTTAG
- the folE gene encoding GTP cyclohydrolase I FolE, producing the protein MVKSLEQATTEELYSEVLRRLGEDPERDGLLKTPERVAKSMAFLTQGYAQNPTELLRGALFDVDYDEMVIVRDIEFYSLCEHHMLPFFGKAHVAYIPQGKVIGLSKVARLVDLFARRLQVQERMTRQIADAIVEAIAPQGVGVVVEAQHLCMMMRGVEKQHSMTTTSAMLGAFRNAAQTRNEFLSLIRRPSAL; encoded by the coding sequence ATGGTGAAGAGTTTGGAACAGGCAACAACGGAAGAACTGTACAGCGAAGTGTTGCGAAGGTTGGGTGAGGATCCGGAGCGCGATGGGCTTTTGAAGACGCCTGAGCGCGTCGCGAAGTCCATGGCGTTTCTGACGCAGGGGTATGCGCAGAATCCCACAGAGCTTCTGCGCGGTGCGTTGTTCGATGTGGACTATGACGAGATGGTGATTGTGCGGGACATCGAGTTCTACTCTTTGTGCGAGCATCACATGCTGCCATTTTTTGGCAAGGCGCACGTCGCATATATTCCGCAGGGCAAGGTCATCGGCTTGAGCAAGGTGGCCCGTCTGGTCGACCTTTTTGCGCGTCGTTTGCAGGTGCAGGAGCGCATGACGCGGCAGATTGCAGACGCGATCGTGGAAGCGATTGCGCCGCAAGGTGTGGGAGTCGTGGTGGAGGCGCAGCATCTCTGCATGATGATGCGTGGCGTGGAGAAGCAGCACAGCATGACGACGACCTCGGCGATGCTGGGGGCCTTTAGAAATGCAGCGCAGACGCGGAATGAGTTCCTGTCGTTGATTCGCCGACCGAGCGCCCTGTGA
- the truB gene encoding tRNA pseudouridine(55) synthase TruB: MNGLLVLDKPSGMTSHDVVYAVRRATGEKSVGHLGTLDPMATGVLPLLLGKWTRLAQFFSAAEKVYTGTIRFCWATDTYDAEGTQAGEIVPLTLGLAELQKLALHFAGEMEQMPPVFSAKKIGGVPAYKLARAGKEVPVKPARIFIHSFVLTGLEDDVASFEMHVSAGGYVRSVAHELGQMAGCGAHLASLRRTRAGDFSLEQSLTLDAMSALAGRGELEAALPHPRTLLQQLPCVTADEAAAGRLRNGMSVNLPEFSQSPLVKIFTGPRDLVGVGKRVAGTLVQPFVNLA, translated from the coding sequence GTGAACGGTCTGCTGGTGTTGGATAAACCTTCCGGTATGACTTCCCACGATGTGGTCTATGCAGTGCGACGCGCAACGGGCGAGAAGTCGGTCGGGCATCTGGGAACACTGGACCCGATGGCGACGGGTGTTCTGCCTTTGCTGCTGGGCAAGTGGACGCGGTTGGCGCAGTTCTTCTCCGCAGCGGAGAAGGTGTACACGGGGACCATTCGCTTCTGTTGGGCGACGGACACCTACGACGCCGAGGGGACGCAGGCAGGCGAAATTGTTCCGCTGACCCTGGGCCTAGCGGAGTTGCAGAAGCTGGCGCTGCACTTTGCCGGCGAGATGGAGCAGATGCCTCCTGTGTTTTCCGCCAAGAAGATCGGCGGCGTACCGGCGTACAAGCTGGCGCGCGCGGGCAAAGAAGTTCCCGTGAAGCCCGCACGCATCTTCATTCATTCGTTTGTGTTGACCGGGCTGGAAGACGATGTTGCGAGCTTCGAGATGCACGTCTCGGCTGGTGGCTATGTACGTTCGGTCGCGCATGAACTGGGGCAGATGGCGGGTTGTGGCGCGCATCTTGCTTCTCTGCGCCGGACGCGCGCGGGAGATTTTTCGCTGGAACAGTCACTTACCCTGGATGCGATGTCAGCGCTCGCCGGTCGTGGCGAGTTGGAGGCCGCGCTGCCGCATCCGCGCACGCTTCTGCAACAACTGCCCTGCGTCACGGCGGATGAGGCTGCGGCGGGACGCTTGCGTAATGGTATGTCGGTCAATTTGCCGGAGTTCTCGCAGTCGCCGCTGGTGAAGATCTTTACCGGGCCGCGCGATCTGGTGGGCGTAGGGAAGCGGGTAGCCGGGACACTGGTACAGCCGTTCGTGAATCTTGCCTGA
- a CDS encoding arylesterase, which produces MTMIQMRRTAAVITLLMTATIFGCKADPASQRSSEIDLNAAAQQARQRAASKPAAGEGAIAQNDGRPVIACFGDSLTAGYGIDSEDSYPAVLQRTLDSAGYRYRVVNLGISGDTTKDGLARIDRVLALAPAIVVVEFGGNDGLRGLPIASTRTNLDAIVSRLVPTHTQVVLAGITLPPQYGKAYVKDFDDTYHLAATKYHVPLLPFLLKDVYGVQGGIQPDGIHPTAQGARQVAKNVLSLIQPMLKK; this is translated from the coding sequence ATGACGATGATACAGATGCGCCGCACCGCCGCAGTGATCACTCTTTTGATGACGGCCACAATCTTTGGGTGCAAGGCAGATCCGGCCTCTCAGCGTTCTTCCGAGATTGACCTTAACGCAGCCGCACAACAGGCCCGCCAGCGCGCCGCATCCAAGCCTGCAGCCGGGGAGGGTGCCATCGCACAAAATGACGGTCGGCCAGTCATCGCCTGTTTTGGCGACTCACTCACGGCGGGCTACGGTATCGACTCCGAAGACAGCTACCCCGCCGTGTTGCAGCGCACGCTCGACAGCGCCGGATACCGCTATCGCGTCGTCAACCTCGGCATCTCGGGAGATACCACGAAAGACGGCCTCGCACGCATCGACCGCGTCCTGGCGCTCGCCCCTGCCATCGTGGTGGTGGAGTTTGGCGGCAACGACGGCCTGCGCGGCCTTCCCATCGCCAGCACGCGCACAAACCTCGATGCCATCGTCTCCAGGCTCGTCCCCACGCACACACAGGTGGTTCTAGCTGGGATTACCCTGCCGCCACAGTACGGCAAAGCCTACGTGAAGGATTTCGACGACACCTATCACCTCGCCGCCACGAAGTACCACGTCCCGCTCCTGCCCTTTCTTCTCAAAGACGTCTACGGCGTACAGGGCGGTATTCAGCCGGACGGCATTCACCCCACGGCGCAGGGAGCACGCCAGGTCGCGAAAAATGTCCTCTCGCTGATTCAACCGATGCTGAAGAAGTAA
- a CDS encoding ABC transporter ATP-binding protein, producing the protein MTRSISNGTRQVEILRGISFEVERGEFVAIMGSSGSGKSTLLGLLAGLDTATSGEVVLNGISITSLAEDTLAQMRGKLIGFVFQSYQLIPTLTALENVLLPYELNDSTGGLKAGIERARELLASVGLGERGDHYPIQLSGGEQQRVALARAFMMRPPIVLADEPTGNLDTVNGAQVMRLLETLNRAEGTTLVLVTHDPVVAEHARRVITLRDGAIVSDVRKTVTA; encoded by the coding sequence TTGACTCGTTCCATTTCCAATGGGACCCGTCAGGTGGAGATTTTACGCGGCATCTCGTTTGAAGTGGAGCGTGGCGAGTTTGTGGCGATCATGGGCTCTTCCGGTTCAGGCAAGAGTACGCTGCTGGGGCTGTTGGCAGGGTTGGACACGGCGACGAGCGGCGAGGTGGTGCTGAACGGCATCTCCATCACGAGCCTTGCTGAGGACACGCTGGCACAGATGCGCGGCAAGCTGATCGGCTTTGTCTTCCAAAGCTATCAACTCATCCCGACTTTGACGGCGTTGGAAAATGTTCTGCTGCCGTATGAGTTAAACGATTCGACCGGTGGCCTGAAGGCTGGAATTGAGAGAGCGCGCGAGCTTCTGGCCTCGGTCGGTCTGGGCGAGCGTGGAGATCATTATCCTATCCAGCTTTCGGGCGGAGAGCAGCAGAGGGTAGCGCTGGCGCGGGCGTTCATGATGCGTCCTCCGATTGTGCTGGCGGATGAGCCAACGGGGAATCTCGATACGGTCAACGGAGCTCAGGTGATGCGTCTTCTGGAGACATTGAATCGCGCCGAAGGCACAACGCTTGTTCTCGTCACGCATGACCCTGTAGTGGCAGAGCACGCGCGCCGGGTGATCACTTTGCGCGATGGTGCGATTGTGAGCGATGTGCGTAAGACGGTGACGGCGTAG
- a CDS encoding ABC transporter permease: protein MAALRWSTAARIATRELHSSKGKFLFVVLSVAVGVAALTGVRGFAASFKQTLLVRARSILAADLAARMFAQPSEKQEKAIDALASDGVSVTPVTEMSGMATAANSFDPLLVAVKAIDPAAYPFYGKVELQPAMTLQDAMAHEGAVVGEDLLIRLKLKTGDSIRLGDATFHVSAVVVSEPDRLSGSFAAGPRVLISQSELDETGLIAPGSRAGQRFLFKLPVKEDKAVAKLKSRVEDILPEAQVSDYRETNPGVTMALDRSTSLLSLVSLVALVLGAVGVAMAMRTHLLERMDSIAIMKSLGAQSGHVLRIYFLETALLGIAGGIAGVLLGVGVQMIMPLLLVKMLGVAPDLHLSVRTMLAGLATGVVTTVLFTLPPLLDIRKVRPALILRRGMEENSENWWRGGLKKLRAAPMQVIAALGILAGLALIATVLSDSRQVGIVFTIGLAAVLLVLIVASALLLSMLRTFLRSAGMKLPPVVRHGLANLYRPGNPSASLLAALGLGVMLIVAVYLVQSAFVRDLKVSTRPDLPNVFLIDIATNEVENLRALLKKQVGVHGETELVPVVSSRILSVDGVNAADLKLKNFPRRALASLQITWSDTLPVGTTVVKGQFWKSGEKGPLLAMEEGRAKRLGLKLGSRVVFGVGDGSVDATLIALVKPDGQHAFSRADYILPPAALVGAPVVWYGGVHVDLDKVGELQRTMFAKYPTVTVINVAQALENLRGILLQVTLVIEFLAAFSIFAGLVILASSIAGTRYRRIREVVVLKTLGGTRRRIAAIFSVEFAMLGMVAGVVGIVFANFVARAILKQMILPWELPWRASLVALGLTAVLTVGTGWAASFRVLGKKPLEVLREE from the coding sequence GTGGCTGCGCTGCGATGGAGTACGGCGGCCCGCATTGCGACGCGCGAACTGCACTCGTCGAAGGGTAAGTTCTTGTTTGTCGTTTTGAGCGTCGCTGTAGGTGTGGCTGCGCTCACGGGAGTGCGTGGATTTGCCGCATCCTTCAAGCAGACGCTGCTCGTAAGGGCACGATCAATCCTGGCTGCCGATCTGGCAGCGCGTATGTTCGCGCAGCCTTCGGAGAAGCAGGAAAAGGCGATCGACGCCCTGGCTTCTGACGGGGTCTCCGTAACGCCTGTGACAGAGATGTCAGGTATGGCGACGGCTGCCAACAGCTTCGATCCACTTCTGGTTGCGGTGAAGGCGATTGATCCCGCAGCCTATCCTTTCTACGGCAAGGTCGAACTCCAGCCCGCGATGACGCTGCAGGACGCGATGGCGCATGAAGGCGCCGTCGTGGGAGAAGATCTGCTCATTCGCCTGAAGCTGAAGACGGGCGATTCGATTCGGCTGGGCGATGCGACATTTCATGTCTCCGCAGTTGTTGTGAGCGAACCGGACAGGCTGTCGGGATCGTTTGCCGCGGGTCCGCGTGTTCTCATCTCCCAGTCTGAACTGGATGAGACGGGACTGATCGCTCCAGGATCACGCGCGGGGCAACGGTTTCTCTTCAAGCTGCCTGTAAAGGAAGACAAGGCCGTGGCGAAGTTGAAGTCGCGCGTGGAGGACATTCTTCCCGAGGCGCAGGTCTCGGATTATCGCGAGACAAATCCCGGCGTGACGATGGCGCTGGACCGCTCGACGTCTCTCCTCAGTCTCGTCAGCCTCGTGGCGCTTGTGCTCGGAGCGGTGGGCGTGGCGATGGCGATGCGGACGCATCTGCTGGAGCGCATGGATTCGATTGCGATCATGAAGTCGCTCGGAGCACAGAGTGGTCATGTGCTGCGCATCTATTTCCTTGAGACGGCGCTGTTGGGTATAGCTGGCGGCATCGCCGGCGTTCTGCTGGGCGTGGGCGTGCAGATGATCATGCCCCTGCTGCTGGTGAAGATGCTGGGCGTTGCACCCGATTTGCATCTCTCTGTCCGCACGATGCTGGCTGGACTGGCGACCGGCGTTGTGACGACGGTGCTGTTTACGTTGCCGCCTCTGCTCGACATTCGCAAAGTACGTCCCGCGTTGATCCTGCGGCGTGGCATGGAAGAGAATTCTGAAAACTGGTGGCGCGGCGGTTTGAAAAAACTACGCGCTGCGCCGATGCAGGTAATCGCGGCCCTGGGGATCCTTGCGGGTCTTGCACTGATTGCCACCGTGCTCTCGGATTCGCGTCAGGTCGGCATCGTCTTCACGATTGGTTTGGCGGCAGTTCTGCTTGTATTGATCGTAGCGAGCGCACTTCTGCTTTCAATGCTGCGTACTTTCCTGCGATCTGCGGGAATGAAGTTGCCTCCGGTGGTGCGGCACGGTCTGGCGAATCTCTATCGGCCCGGAAATCCTTCGGCTTCGTTGCTGGCCGCGCTGGGTCTGGGAGTTATGTTGATCGTTGCGGTGTATCTGGTGCAGAGCGCCTTTGTGCGCGATCTGAAGGTGAGCACGCGGCCCGATCTTCCCAATGTGTTTCTCATCGACATCGCGACAAACGAAGTAGAAAACCTTAGAGCGTTGCTGAAGAAGCAAGTGGGCGTGCACGGTGAGACAGAGCTTGTGCCTGTCGTCTCGTCACGCATATTGTCGGTGGACGGTGTGAATGCGGCGGACCTCAAGCTGAAGAACTTTCCCCGTCGCGCTCTGGCGAGCCTGCAGATTACGTGGAGCGATACGCTTCCCGTCGGAACGACCGTAGTGAAGGGCCAGTTCTGGAAGAGTGGCGAAAAGGGGCCTCTGCTGGCGATGGAAGAGGGCCGTGCGAAGCGGCTTGGGTTAAAACTGGGATCACGCGTCGTCTTCGGCGTGGGCGATGGCAGCGTGGATGCGACGCTCATTGCGCTGGTCAAGCCTGACGGTCAACACGCCTTCTCGCGGGCTGACTACATTCTTCCGCCGGCGGCGCTGGTGGGCGCACCCGTGGTCTGGTACGGAGGCGTGCATGTCGATCTCGACAAGGTAGGAGAGCTGCAAAGGACGATGTTCGCGAAGTACCCCACCGTCACAGTCATCAACGTGGCACAGGCGCTGGAGAACCTTCGCGGCATCCTGTTGCAGGTCACGCTGGTGATCGAGTTTCTCGCGGCGTTCTCGATTTTCGCGGGTCTGGTGATCCTGGCGAGTTCGATCGCAGGCACGCGCTATCGCAGAATCCGTGAAGTCGTCGTGTTGAAGACCCTCGGCGGTACACGCAGAAGGATTGCGGCGATCTTCTCGGTGGAGTTTGCCATGCTCGGCATGGTGGCGGGCGTGGTTGGCATCGTCTTTGCGAACTTTGTGGCGCGCGCCATATTGAAGCAGATGATCCTTCCATGGGAGCTGCCATGGAGAGCATCGTTGGTCGCGCTTGGGCTGACAGCGGTTCTGACGGTGGGTACCGGATGGGCCGCAAGCTTCCGCGTTTTGGGAAAAAAGCCATTAGAAGTATTGCGGGAAGAGTAG
- a CDS encoding winged helix-turn-helix transcriptional regulator, whose protein sequence is MFFEILKLLLLTDYLTLHIPSFRDTEVEIVSTNRSIYGTLLKEQYVPFGARAVQMECKPADVFNVDCPSRDVLELVGSKWSMLVICTLKDGPVRTGELRRSVSGISQKMLTETLRDLERNGIIVRTDYRALPLRVEYSLTEVGHSLGRLMKQMEYWIIDHYDYIISAQKQHDTKVKSLAKSKSQTDNRRLISTLA, encoded by the coding sequence TTGTTTTTTGAGATCCTGAAACTGCTCTTGCTGACTGATTACCTGACCCTTCATATACCGTCCTTCCGCGACACAGAAGTAGAAATCGTGTCGACAAATCGGAGCATATATGGCACGCTCCTGAAAGAACAGTACGTACCTTTTGGTGCCCGGGCGGTTCAGATGGAATGTAAACCCGCAGATGTTTTCAATGTCGATTGTCCGTCGCGTGACGTTCTGGAGTTGGTTGGAAGTAAGTGGTCCATGCTGGTCATTTGCACGCTCAAAGATGGTCCCGTACGCACTGGAGAACTTCGTCGCTCGGTTTCGGGTATTTCACAGAAAATGCTGACCGAAACTCTCCGCGATCTGGAGCGCAATGGAATCATCGTACGGACCGACTACAGAGCACTTCCTCTTAGGGTCGAGTACAGCCTGACAGAGGTTGGCCATTCTTTAGGTCGTCTTATGAAACAAATGGAATACTGGATTATTGATCATTACGACTACATTATTTCCGCACAAAAGCAGCACGATACCAAAGTTAAGTCGCTAGCAAAATCTAAATCGCAGACGGATAACCGACGTCTAATCTCCACTCTTGCTTAA
- a CDS encoding DUF4334 domain-containing protein: MSDLFDSLESVSCEDVFAKWQGGGFDTGHWLLPALAGMKWYGKWIKSTTDAKPLVCYNDDGQLYSNQAMNGEASVAMMEFRGKVSATVVYDGVPMRGHLRKVDHNTLLGAVSGKSLPTGDAIVQDGRHQYFYLERVEEFPARFIEE; the protein is encoded by the coding sequence TTGTCAGATTTATTCGACTCCCTCGAATCAGTTTCATGTGAAGACGTTTTCGCAAAATGGCAGGGTGGTGGATTTGATACGGGGCATTGGCTTCTGCCGGCGCTCGCAGGCATGAAGTGGTATGGCAAGTGGATCAAGTCAACGACCGACGCCAAGCCTCTCGTTTGCTATAACGACGACGGGCAACTCTATTCGAATCAGGCCATGAATGGAGAGGCGAGCGTTGCCATGATGGAGTTCCGTGGAAAGGTATCGGCGACAGTCGTCTATGACGGTGTGCCGATGCGCGGACATCTCCGCAAGGTAGATCACAACACGTTACTCGGTGCAGTAAGTGGGAAGAGCCTGCCAACCGGAGACGCCATTGTGCAGGACGGCAGGCATCAGTACTTCTACCTGGAACGGGTCGAAGAGTTTCCTGCCAGATTTATCGAAGAATAA
- the rpiA gene encoding ribose-5-phosphate isomerase RpiA: MPTQDELKLQAAHEALRFIEPGMVVGLGSGSTATLFIKLLGEKVKKGLVIRGIASSEDSAKLGAELGIPIIDFHSATEIDVTIDGADEVAPGLALIKGGGGKLLREKIVASASKKFIVVADASKLVQTLGKFPLPIEVIPMAQPLVSKKLELLGLHSKIRQAKDGSGNYITDEGNLILDCGPTVIEDPIALGEKISAITGVVEHGLFINFANLALIAGESEVKQYTRESQIP, from the coding sequence ATGCCAACACAGGACGAGCTCAAACTTCAGGCAGCGCACGAAGCCCTCAGATTTATCGAACCCGGAATGGTCGTAGGCCTTGGCTCCGGTTCCACCGCGACTCTCTTCATCAAACTGCTTGGCGAGAAGGTGAAGAAGGGCTTGGTGATTCGAGGCATCGCATCCTCTGAAGACTCCGCGAAGCTCGGTGCGGAACTTGGCATTCCCATCATCGACTTCCATTCAGCCACGGAAATCGACGTAACCATAGACGGCGCAGACGAAGTCGCTCCCGGTCTCGCCCTGATCAAGGGCGGCGGCGGGAAGCTGCTCCGCGAGAAGATTGTCGCTTCGGCCTCAAAGAAATTCATCGTCGTTGCGGACGCATCAAAGCTCGTACAGACGCTCGGCAAGTTTCCGCTGCCCATCGAGGTCATCCCCATGGCGCAACCGCTGGTATCGAAGAAGCTCGAGCTTTTGGGTCTACACTCAAAGATTCGCCAGGCCAAGGACGGCAGCGGGAACTACATCACCGACGAAGGCAATCTCATTCTCGACTGCGGTCCGACCGTGATCGAAGATCCCATCGCCCTCGGAGAAAAAATCTCCGCCATCACAGGCGTAGTCGAACATGGGCTCTTCATCAATTTTGCGAATCTGGCTCTGATCGCGGGCGAAAGCGAGGTAAAGCAGTACACACGCGAAAGCCAGATTCCTTAG
- a CDS encoding serine/threonine-protein kinase, with amino-acid sequence MDIDLKPSDLAVIGRYGIVTEIGRGGMGIVYRGVDKLIGRDVAIKTLTEVTPELRDRFYVEARSGMLSHPNIVTVYELGEHDGSPFIAMEFLDGESLERVLRERGRLPLLETLSIVEQLCAGLGYAHQCGIIHRDVKPANVIVLRDGQIKIVDFGIARLTDQMSRLTKPDALLGTFHYIAPERLKGEISDGRADIWSVGVMLYEMVTGELPFRGKDVSALYRVMHEPYVPVRDVVNDIPETLTAVLDRALAKDVNLRYATTEEMAVDLQVVGEELKQERVGYLLDTARRLCNEREFANARTVLLQAQRISPRDPKAKLLLQEVQDNLNLLQRSEQVRQVLEQAEEAAAKRQFDDAITFFSQAAQLDREKAFDITAKLEQVRMLKDQAQRGRFLWEQANDARSKGDLTQAEQFLSEALRLDEKSTDLRNARSIVLREIKRRQDAAQVEELVSSAREEYSARRYTEAIAQLHKAAEIDPTDRHLHELLFSATTRQKEERRRRLLDQIVGEIEDCLEIPDFDRAQDRVSRALEALPLEPLLIQLKNDIEKKKDEAAIAQLVRSTILEAQGLFTEEPVQALALVDAALLQAPGEENLTQFRVRLEEHLRQIQREELRKKRLSQAHVALKVGRYNEAIQKLESAKAEGAEDSEVLELLALARREQQALQSKVVIQETKKPVEPLDRQRLKMPLLATLGVGMMLAVVAAFWHTRHGARRIASQPHPEAISPAGVARTYLDLNASPWAVVTSVQSSAGQAVDLGGGDRTTPLRLDNVPIGRYTVAFKDADGIQQKIDCVVSAEQHLCTATFAMPEVQDALRGDQP; translated from the coding sequence ATGGATATCGATCTTAAACCCTCGGATTTAGCTGTCATTGGACGCTATGGCATTGTTACCGAGATTGGGCGCGGAGGCATGGGGATTGTCTACCGTGGAGTGGACAAGCTGATCGGCAGAGATGTCGCCATTAAAACCCTGACCGAGGTGACCCCTGAGTTACGCGATCGCTTTTACGTCGAGGCGCGCTCAGGCATGCTCAGTCATCCGAACATCGTCACTGTGTATGAACTTGGGGAACATGATGGAAGTCCCTTCATTGCGATGGAGTTTCTGGATGGGGAGTCGCTGGAGCGGGTGCTGCGGGAGCGTGGTCGTCTACCTCTCCTGGAGACGCTCTCGATTGTTGAGCAGCTGTGCGCGGGGCTCGGATATGCTCATCAGTGTGGCATCATTCATCGCGATGTAAAGCCCGCAAATGTCATCGTGCTGCGGGACGGACAGATCAAGATCGTCGATTTTGGAATTGCACGTCTTACGGATCAGATGAGTCGGTTGACTAAGCCTGACGCTCTCCTTGGGACGTTTCACTACATCGCTCCGGAGCGACTAAAAGGTGAGATAAGCGACGGCCGGGCCGACATCTGGTCTGTGGGCGTCATGCTGTATGAGATGGTCACGGGAGAATTGCCGTTTCGAGGCAAGGACGTATCTGCCTTGTATCGGGTGATGCATGAACCATATGTGCCGGTGCGAGATGTCGTGAACGACATACCGGAGACGCTGACGGCTGTACTAGACCGGGCACTCGCGAAAGATGTGAACTTACGCTACGCAACGACCGAAGAGATGGCTGTAGATCTCCAGGTCGTGGGTGAGGAGCTCAAGCAGGAGCGGGTGGGATATCTGCTGGATACGGCACGTCGTCTGTGTAACGAGCGAGAGTTTGCGAATGCTCGTACCGTCTTGCTTCAGGCGCAGCGCATTAGTCCGCGAGATCCGAAGGCAAAGCTCCTCCTGCAGGAGGTACAGGACAATCTCAATTTGCTCCAGCGTAGCGAACAGGTGCGACAGGTGCTGGAGCAGGCGGAGGAAGCTGCGGCAAAGCGTCAGTTCGACGACGCGATTACCTTCTTTAGCCAGGCAGCCCAGCTTGATCGGGAGAAGGCATTCGATATCACAGCAAAACTTGAGCAAGTGAGGATGCTGAAAGACCAGGCGCAGCGAGGTCGGTTTCTTTGGGAGCAGGCGAATGATGCACGGAGTAAAGGGGACCTGACCCAGGCGGAACAGTTCCTTTCAGAAGCGTTGCGCCTTGACGAAAAGAGCACGGACCTCCGAAATGCTCGCTCTATTGTGTTGCGGGAGATCAAGAGGAGACAAGATGCTGCACAAGTTGAGGAGTTGGTAAGTAGCGCACGCGAGGAGTACAGCGCGCGAAGGTACACCGAGGCGATCGCTCAGTTACACAAAGCGGCGGAAATCGATCCCACCGATAGGCATTTACATGAGTTGCTTTTTTCAGCAACGACTCGGCAGAAGGAAGAGCGTCGACGGCGTCTCTTAGACCAAATCGTTGGGGAGATAGAGGACTGCCTTGAGATACCTGATTTCGATCGTGCTCAGGATAGGGTAAGCCGCGCACTAGAGGCTCTTCCTCTGGAGCCGCTTTTAATTCAACTGAAGAACGACATTGAAAAGAAGAAAGATGAGGCTGCCATAGCGCAGCTGGTCCGCTCCACGATCCTGGAGGCTCAGGGACTTTTCACCGAAGAGCCAGTGCAGGCGCTTGCCTTGGTAGATGCAGCGTTACTACAAGCGCCTGGGGAAGAGAATCTGACGCAGTTTCGTGTGCGACTTGAGGAGCATCTTCGGCAGATCCAGAGGGAAGAGCTGCGTAAGAAGCGACTCAGCCAGGCGCATGTCGCTTTGAAGGTAGGACGGTACAACGAAGCCATCCAGAAACTGGAGTCGGCGAAAGCGGAGGGGGCGGAAGATTCTGAGGTCCTGGAGTTGCTGGCTCTTGCACGGCGCGAGCAACAAGCGTTGCAGTCGAAAGTGGTTATACAGGAAACAAAGAAGCCTGTTGAACCACTTGATCGGCAGAGGCTTAAGATGCCGTTGCTGGCAACGCTTGGAGTCGGAATGATGTTGGCCGTAGTTGCGGCGTTCTGGCATACACGCCACGGGGCTCGCCGCATAGCTTCGCAGCCCCATCCAGAAGCGATCTCACCCGCAGGTGTCGCCCGGACGTACCTCGATCTCAATGCCTCGCCCTGGGCAGTGGTTACATCCGTGCAGAGTTCCGCAGGACAGGCTGTTGATCTTGGTGGAGGAGATCGAACAACGCCTTTGCGGCTGGACAATGTACCGATTGGCAGATATACGGTCGCATTCAAAGATGCAGATGGAATACAGCAGAAGATCGACTGTGTGGTAAGTGCGGAGCAGCACCTCTGCACTGCCACTTTTGCCATGCCAGAGGTACAGGACGCACTGAGGGGAGACCAGCCATGA